Genomic segment of Gammaproteobacteria bacterium:
CGAGACCCGATTGCAGCAGGCCTATGGCGGCGAGGCCCTGGCCCCGCTGTCGCGCGAGGCCCGCATGGTGCATACCCTGTGGCAGGCCTGGCGCGAACAGCTCGCGGCCGAGGGACTGGCCGACCCGCAGGCGCTGTATCGGGAAGCCCTGGAACGGGCCGCTAGGCACACATCCGGCACCCTATACCTGGTGGCGCCGGAGGCGCTCACCCCGCCCGAAGCGACCTGCATCAACCGACTGCGCCATGAAGGCCGGGCGGAAATCCTGCTACAGGGAGACACGGACAGCCTGGCACCTGTGCTTGCGGCGCTCGAAATGGAACCGACCGCCCCGGCGCCAACGGACTCCGCCGGCGATTTGGTGGAACAGGTGTTCGACACCGGCGAGACCGCGCCTCATCTGGCCGAACGCGCCCGCCGCTTCGCCGAACGTGTAGCGGTCAGCCCCCTGACCGACCGGCTGGCCACCTACGCCGCCCCCGATGCCGAACAGCATGCCCGCGCCATCGACGTGCAGACCCGGCTGTGGCTCAACGAAGGCAAGCAGCACATCGGCATCGTCACCGACGATCGCCGTCTGGCGCGCCGCGTCCGCGCCCTGCTGGAGCGTGCGGGACTGGTGCTGAGCGACAGCGCGGGCTGGCTGCTGTCGACCACCTCGGCCGCGGCCACGCTGGAACGCTGGCTGGAATGCATCGAGCAGGACTTCTCCTGGCAGCCACTGATGGACGTGCTGAAGTCCCCCTTCGTATTTCCCGCCACCGCCCGTGATCAGGCGCTGAAAACCGTGTATCGCCTGGAAAACGACGTGATCCGTCACGAGAACGTCGGCCGCGGTCTGACACGCTACCAGGCCGCATTGCGGCGCCGGGCCGGAAGACTGCCGGACTGGGGACACCGCGGTACCCAGGCCGCCGAGGCGTTACTCAACCGCCTGCAGCGTGCGGCTGCGCCGCTCGTCGCCCTGCACGCCCGGCCCGGGCAGGCAGTGGCTCACAACTATCTTGAAGCCCTGCAACTGAGCTTGGAGCGGCTGGGACTGGCCCGCGGCCTGAGCGAGGACCCGGCCGGTCAACGCATTCTGGAAACGCTGACATCCATGACGCAGGCCGCGGGGGACCGTGACGTCCGGCTCGACTGGGCCGGTTTCAGGACCTGGCTGGGCCGTGCCCTGGAAGGTGCCCATTTTCGTCCCGCCACCCAACCGGGACCGGTGATGCTGCTGAGCCTGCCCCAGGCCCGCCTGCTGCGTTTCGATGCCCTGGTCCTCGCCGGTCTGGACCGCGAGCACCTCCCGGGCCGCGAACCGGCCGAGGTGTTTTTCAACAACCGGGTACGGCGTGAACTGGGCCTGCCCGGCTGGGAAGACCACCTGCGTCGCCGCCAGCTGGGTTTCCGCAGCCTGCTGGAATCCGCGCCCCGCGTCCTGTTG
This window contains:
- a CDS encoding DNA helicase encodes the protein MSPAGITWIPYGEDAARVLADRLLARHEQDLPDLSRVDVLLPSLEAQTHFQTTLIDCAGQRGHPALLGPQISTLPLWTVSRFAPSQATPSPQVTGLMLVEALVPHQRLFGRANPWQVADALLNLFTLMSRQDTGPDETLADFETRLQQAYGGEALAPLSREARMVHTLWQAWREQLAAEGLADPQALYREALERAARHTSGTLYLVAPEALTPPEATCINRLRHEGRAEILLQGDTDSLAPVLAALEMEPTAPAPTDSAGDLVEQVFDTGETAPHLAERARRFAERVAVSPLTDRLATYAAPDAEQHARAIDVQTRLWLNEGKQHIGIVTDDRRLARRVRALLERAGLVLSDSAGWLLSTTSAAATLERWLECIEQDFSWQPLMDVLKSPFVFPATARDQALKTVYRLENDVIRHENVGRGLTRYQAALRRRAGRLPDWGHRGTQAAEALLNRLQRAAAPLVALHARPGQAVAHNYLEALQLSLERLGLARGLSEDPAGQRILETLTSMTQAAGDRDVRLDWAGFRTWLGRALEGAHFRPATQPGPVMLLSLPQARLLRFDALVLAGLDREHLPGREPAEVFFNNRVRRELGLPGWEDHLRRRQLGFRSLLESAPRVLLTWQAEDVDEPILPSPWVEAIEAFHILAYGQGLADPHLPRLSRDPRTRVGAPQPAPLPP